The Eleginops maclovinus isolate JMC-PN-2008 ecotype Puerto Natales chromosome 24, JC_Emac_rtc_rv5, whole genome shotgun sequence genome contains a region encoding:
- the LOC134860950 gene encoding neuronal acetylcholine receptor subunit alpha-2-like, with product MEDALFRSLFGRYSKWTRPARNISDVVIVKFGLSIAQLIDVDEKNQMMTTNVWLKQEWTDYKLQWSPSDFDNVTSIRVPSELIWVPDIVLYNNADGEFAVTHMTKAHLFHTGLVRWVPPAIYKSSCSIDVTFFPFDQQSCKMKFGSWTYDRAKIDLEPFENTVDLKDYWESGEWAIVNAVGTYNTKKYDCCHEIYPDITYYFIIRRLPLFYTINLIIPCLLISCLTVLVFYLPSDCGEKITLCISVLLSLTVFLLLITEIIPSTSLVIPLIGEYLLFIMIFVTLSIVITVFVLNVHHRSSATHTMPRWVKRLFLSALPRWLCMKRPAHGVRPARYLLLPQRHPSLRVDWETTPVGNGSIHTPTASLLTPAVVSALEGVTYIAEHLRAEDADFSGKEEWKYVAMVVDRIFLWMFIMMCLLGTVGLFLPPWLSGMFELKHKKY from the exons ATGGAAGATGCTCTCTTCCGGAGTTTGTTCGGACGATACAGCAAGTGGACGCGTCCGGCACGCAACATCTCAGACGTGGTCATCGTGAAGTTTGGCCTCTCCATCGCACAGCTGATAGACGTg gatgagaaaaatcaGATGATGACGACCAACGTGTGGCTGAAACAG GAATGGACTGACTACAAGTTGCAGTGGAGTCCTTCCGACTTCGACAACGTGACGTCCATCAGAGTCCCGTCTGAGCTCATCTGGGTGCCAGATATTGTGCTGTACAACAA tGCAGATGGAGAGTTTGCAGTCACCCACATGACTAAGGCCCATCTCTTTCACACCGGTCTTGTCCGCTGGGTTCCCCCAGCCATCTACAAGTCCTCCTGCTCCATCGATGTCACCTTCTTCCCCTTCGACCAGCAGAGCTGCAAGATGAAGTTCGGCTCCTGGACGTACGACCGCGCAAAGATCGACCTGGAGCCCTTTGAGAACACCGTGGATCTGAAG GATTACTGGGAGAGCGGAGAGTGGGCGATTGTCAACGCCGTGGGCACCTACAACACCAAGAAATACGACTGCTGCCACGAGATCTACCCCGACATCACCTACTATTTCATCATCCGCCGCCTCCCGTTGTTCTACACCATCAACCTCATCATCCCCTGCCTGCTCATCTCCTGCCTCACCGTGCTCGTTTTCTACCTGCCGTCCGACTGCGGCGAGAAGATCACGCTGTGCATCTCCGTGCTGCTGTCGCTCACCGTCTTCCTGCTGCTCATCACCGAGATCATCCCCTCCACCTCGCTGGTCATACCGCTCATCGGCGAGTACCTGCTCTTCATCATGATCTTCGTCACGCTGTCCATCGTCATCACTGTGTTCGTGCTCAACGTGCACCACCGCTCCTCAGCGACGCACACCATGCCGCGCTGGGTCAAGAGGCTCTTCCTGTCGGCGTTGCCTCGCTGGTTGTGCATGAAGCGCCCGGCACACGGTGTCAGGCCTGCAAGG TACCTCCTCCTCCCGCagagacacccctccctcagggTGGACTGGGAAACCACTCCTGTGGGTAATGGGTCAATCCACACCCCTACTGCCTCTCTCCTGACTCCAGCGGTGGTGTCTGCCCTGGAGGGGGTGACCTACATCGCGGAGCATCTCAGAGCCGAGGACGCAGACTTCTCT GGGAAGGAGGAATGGAAGTACGTTGCCATGGTGGTAGACCGGATCTTCCTCTGGATGTTCATCATGATGTGTCTGCTGGGGACCGTCGGGCTCTTCCTGCCGCCGTGGCTCTCTGGgatgtttgaattaaaacacaaaaagtattAA